In Ferrovum sp. PN-J185, a single genomic region encodes these proteins:
- a CDS encoding peroxiredoxin yields MTLRLGDTAPNFSQESSIGKINFYDWAGDSWVVLFSHPADFTPVCTTELGLTAKLKPEFDRRNVKAIALSVDSPKEHVEWIKDIEQTQQTVVGFPIIADQDKTVSGLYDMIHPNQSQTATVRSLFIIDPKKVVRLIITYPMSTGRNFDEVLRVIDALQLTDGYTVATPGNWTDGDDVIIPLSIKDPEELKKKFPKGFKEVKPYLRVTPQPNK; encoded by the coding sequence ATGACATTAAGACTTGGTGATACCGCACCTAATTTTTCTCAAGAATCATCTATTGGTAAGATTAACTTCTATGACTGGGCAGGAGATTCTTGGGTAGTGTTATTTTCACATCCAGCTGACTTTACTCCTGTTTGTACTACCGAGTTAGGGCTCACAGCAAAGCTTAAGCCTGAGTTTGACCGCCGAAATGTGAAAGCCATTGCTTTATCTGTGGATTCTCCTAAGGAGCACGTGGAGTGGATTAAAGATATTGAACAAACACAACAAACTGTTGTAGGGTTCCCAATTATCGCTGATCAAGACAAAACAGTTTCTGGTTTGTATGACATGATTCACCCTAATCAATCACAAACTGCGACTGTTCGCTCTCTCTTCATTATTGATCCTAAGAAAGTAGTACGTTTGATCATTACTTACCCAATGAGTACGGGTCGTAATTTTGATGAAGTGTTACGTGTTATAGATGCCCTTCAATTAACCGATGGTTATACGGTAGCGACTCCAGGTAATTGGACAGACGGAGATGATGTAATTATTCCTCTATCAATTAAAGATCCTGAAGAACTTAAAAAGAAATTTCCTAAAGGGTTTAAAGAAGTCAAACCCTATCTCAGAGTGACACCTCAACCAAATAAATAA